In Carettochelys insculpta isolate YL-2023 chromosome 31, ASM3395843v1, whole genome shotgun sequence, a single window of DNA contains:
- the LOC142004371 gene encoding uncharacterized protein LOC142004371 isoform X2 → MAVAEPVTFEEVAVCFSEEEWVLLDPGQRALHRDVMREIHETMRWLGERTVSENNEKNIQPVAPHGMLLGRYEAWVSQSPEQGQTCETQHSPERQQRNHAGEGQSTASHRSRGVKRDRQTVQQKIPHQQAPYPCNECGKIFQRRQALILHQRIHTGEKPFKCGDCGKCFSRSSTFIDHKRTHTGEKPFSCSDCGKSFRQSSGLVTHRRIHTGEKPFKCSDCGKTFHQNSTLIDHQRTHTGERPFSCSECGESFSWLSSLNCHRTTHTGQKPHNCSDCGKSFSVGSHLVTHRRIHTGEKPFHCSNCGKSFRHSSGLVRHRRIHTGEKPFNCSDCGKSFRYSSGLVTHRRIHTGEKPFNCSACGKSFRESSGLVRHRRTHTGEKLSTPLSPNLQSKRKHQGIAKNQHKGETLSPEFPLSCVAMCPYSSLLNAVEVLRAVVGRDTSTPWSQPQPSIP, encoded by the exons ATGGCTGTGGCAGAGCCGGTGACcttcgaggaggtggctgtgtgtttctcGGAGGAGGAGTGGGTGCTGCTGGacccggggcagagagcccttCACAGGGATGTGATGCGGGAGATTCATGAGACCatgcgctggctgg GTGAGAGGACGGTGAGTGAGAACAATGAGAAGAATATTCAGCCAGTGGCTCCACATGGAATGTTACTGGGAAGATATGAAGCGTGGGTTTCTCAGAGCCCAGAGCAAGGGCAGACCTGTGAGACTCAGCAcagcccagaaaggcagcagagaaaccatgcaggggagggacagagtACAGCCAGTCACAGGAGCAGAGGGGTGAAAAGAGACAGACAAACTGTTCAACAGAAAATCCCCCATCAACAAGCGCCCTACCCTTGCAATGAGTGTGGGAAAATCTTCCAACGGAGACAGGCCCTCATTTTAcaccagagaatccacacaggagagaagcccttcAAATGTGGTGACTGTGGAAAATGCTTCAGTCGGTCCTCAACTTTTATTGATCATAAGAGAactcacacaggagagaaacctttCAGTTGCTCtgattgtgggaaaagcttcagacaAAGCTCAGGCCTTGTAACACATAGGAgaatccatacaggagagaagccctttaaatgctctgactgtgggaaaaccTTCCATCAGAACTCAACtcttattgatcatcagagaacccacactggggagagacccttcagctgctctgagtgtggggaaAGCTTCAGTTGGCTCTCATCTCTTAATTGCCATCGTACAACCCACACGGGACAGAAACCCcacaactgctctgactgtgggaaaagcttcagtgtgGGCTCACACCTTGTTACGCacaggagaatccacacaggagagaaacccttccattGCTCTaactgtgggaaaagttttagACACAGCTCGGGCCTTGTTAGACATAgaagaatccacacaggagagaaacccttcaactgctctgactgtgggaagagCTTCAGATACAGCTCAGGCCTTGTTACACacaggagaatccacacaggggaGAAACCGTTCAACTGCtctgcctgtgggaaaagcttccgAGAGAGCTCAGGTCTTGTTAGACATCGGAGAACCCACACGGGAGAGAAACTTTCAACTCCTCTGTCGCCAAACCTTCAGTCAAAGCGCAAACATCAGGGAATAGCGAAGAATCAGCATAAGGGAGAAACCCTGTCACCTGAGTTCCCTTTAAGCTGTGTGGCCATGTGTCCATACAGCAGCCTGTTGAATGCTGTGGAAGTActtagggctgtggtggggagagatACCTCTACCCCCTGGTCTCAGCCCCAGCCTAGCATACCATAG
- the LOC142004371 gene encoding uncharacterized protein LOC142004371 isoform X1 translates to MAVAEPVTFEEVAVCFSEEEWVLLDPGQRALHRDVMREIHETMRWLAGERTVSENNEKNIQPVAPHGMLLGRYEAWVSQSPEQGQTCETQHSPERQQRNHAGEGQSTASHRSRGVKRDRQTVQQKIPHQQAPYPCNECGKIFQRRQALILHQRIHTGEKPFKCGDCGKCFSRSSTFIDHKRTHTGEKPFSCSDCGKSFRQSSGLVTHRRIHTGEKPFKCSDCGKTFHQNSTLIDHQRTHTGERPFSCSECGESFSWLSSLNCHRTTHTGQKPHNCSDCGKSFSVGSHLVTHRRIHTGEKPFHCSNCGKSFRHSSGLVRHRRIHTGEKPFNCSDCGKSFRYSSGLVTHRRIHTGEKPFNCSACGKSFRESSGLVRHRRTHTGEKLSTPLSPNLQSKRKHQGIAKNQHKGETLSPEFPLSCVAMCPYSSLLNAVEVLRAVVGRDTSTPWSQPQPSIP, encoded by the exons ATGGCTGTGGCAGAGCCGGTGACcttcgaggaggtggctgtgtgtttctcGGAGGAGGAGTGGGTGCTGCTGGacccggggcagagagcccttCACAGGGATGTGATGCGGGAGATTCATGAGACCatgcgctggctgg CAGGTGAGAGGACGGTGAGTGAGAACAATGAGAAGAATATTCAGCCAGTGGCTCCACATGGAATGTTACTGGGAAGATATGAAGCGTGGGTTTCTCAGAGCCCAGAGCAAGGGCAGACCTGTGAGACTCAGCAcagcccagaaaggcagcagagaaaccatgcaggggagggacagagtACAGCCAGTCACAGGAGCAGAGGGGTGAAAAGAGACAGACAAACTGTTCAACAGAAAATCCCCCATCAACAAGCGCCCTACCCTTGCAATGAGTGTGGGAAAATCTTCCAACGGAGACAGGCCCTCATTTTAcaccagagaatccacacaggagagaagcccttcAAATGTGGTGACTGTGGAAAATGCTTCAGTCGGTCCTCAACTTTTATTGATCATAAGAGAactcacacaggagagaaacctttCAGTTGCTCtgattgtgggaaaagcttcagacaAAGCTCAGGCCTTGTAACACATAGGAgaatccatacaggagagaagccctttaaatgctctgactgtgggaaaaccTTCCATCAGAACTCAACtcttattgatcatcagagaacccacactggggagagacccttcagctgctctgagtgtggggaaAGCTTCAGTTGGCTCTCATCTCTTAATTGCCATCGTACAACCCACACGGGACAGAAACCCcacaactgctctgactgtgggaaaagcttcagtgtgGGCTCACACCTTGTTACGCacaggagaatccacacaggagagaaacccttccattGCTCTaactgtgggaaaagttttagACACAGCTCGGGCCTTGTTAGACATAgaagaatccacacaggagagaaacccttcaactgctctgactgtgggaagagCTTCAGATACAGCTCAGGCCTTGTTACACacaggagaatccacacaggggaGAAACCGTTCAACTGCtctgcctgtgggaaaagcttccgAGAGAGCTCAGGTCTTGTTAGACATCGGAGAACCCACACGGGAGAGAAACTTTCAACTCCTCTGTCGCCAAACCTTCAGTCAAAGCGCAAACATCAGGGAATAGCGAAGAATCAGCATAAGGGAGAAACCCTGTCACCTGAGTTCCCTTTAAGCTGTGTGGCCATGTGTCCATACAGCAGCCTGTTGAATGCTGTGGAAGTActtagggctgtggtggggagagatACCTCTACCCCCTGGTCTCAGCCCCAGCCTAGCATACCATAG
- the LOC142004371 gene encoding uncharacterized protein LOC142004371 isoform X3, which yields MLLGRYEAWVSQSPEQGQTCETQHSPERQQRNHAGEGQSTASHRSRGVKRDRQTVQQKIPHQQAPYPCNECGKIFQRRQALILHQRIHTGEKPFKCGDCGKCFSRSSTFIDHKRTHTGEKPFSCSDCGKSFRQSSGLVTHRRIHTGEKPFKCSDCGKTFHQNSTLIDHQRTHTGERPFSCSECGESFSWLSSLNCHRTTHTGQKPHNCSDCGKSFSVGSHLVTHRRIHTGEKPFHCSNCGKSFRHSSGLVRHRRIHTGEKPFNCSDCGKSFRYSSGLVTHRRIHTGEKPFNCSACGKSFRESSGLVRHRRTHTGEKLSTPLSPNLQSKRKHQGIAKNQHKGETLSPEFPLSCVAMCPYSSLLNAVEVLRAVVGRDTSTPWSQPQPSIP from the coding sequence ATGTTACTGGGAAGATATGAAGCGTGGGTTTCTCAGAGCCCAGAGCAAGGGCAGACCTGTGAGACTCAGCAcagcccagaaaggcagcagagaaaccatgcaggggagggacagagtACAGCCAGTCACAGGAGCAGAGGGGTGAAAAGAGACAGACAAACTGTTCAACAGAAAATCCCCCATCAACAAGCGCCCTACCCTTGCAATGAGTGTGGGAAAATCTTCCAACGGAGACAGGCCCTCATTTTAcaccagagaatccacacaggagagaagcccttcAAATGTGGTGACTGTGGAAAATGCTTCAGTCGGTCCTCAACTTTTATTGATCATAAGAGAactcacacaggagagaaacctttCAGTTGCTCtgattgtgggaaaagcttcagacaAAGCTCAGGCCTTGTAACACATAGGAgaatccatacaggagagaagccctttaaatgctctgactgtgggaaaaccTTCCATCAGAACTCAACtcttattgatcatcagagaacccacactggggagagacccttcagctgctctgagtgtggggaaAGCTTCAGTTGGCTCTCATCTCTTAATTGCCATCGTACAACCCACACGGGACAGAAACCCcacaactgctctgactgtgggaaaagcttcagtgtgGGCTCACACCTTGTTACGCacaggagaatccacacaggagagaaacccttccattGCTCTaactgtgggaaaagttttagACACAGCTCGGGCCTTGTTAGACATAgaagaatccacacaggagagaaacccttcaactgctctgactgtgggaagagCTTCAGATACAGCTCAGGCCTTGTTACACacaggagaatccacacaggggaGAAACCGTTCAACTGCtctgcctgtgggaaaagcttccgAGAGAGCTCAGGTCTTGTTAGACATCGGAGAACCCACACGGGAGAGAAACTTTCAACTCCTCTGTCGCCAAACCTTCAGTCAAAGCGCAAACATCAGGGAATAGCGAAGAATCAGCATAAGGGAGAAACCCTGTCACCTGAGTTCCCTTTAAGCTGTGTGGCCATGTGTCCATACAGCAGCCTGTTGAATGCTGTGGAAGTActtagggctgtggtggggagagatACCTCTACCCCCTGGTCTCAGCCCCAGCCTAGCATACCATAG